The Pararge aegeria chromosome 8, ilParAegt1.1, whole genome shotgun sequence genome window below encodes:
- the LOC120625711 gene encoding kinesin-like protein KIF18A isoform X1 produces MVKVGTALVPSRSGSTQNMASNIKVVVRVRPLNDRELGQNNRTVIEVIDENRLVFDPKEDLPPFFYQGVQQPSKNYLKRANKELKFAFDCVCGPKTTNQDVFESATKDMLASLMEGYNCSVFVYGATGAGKTFTMIGSKEHPGITYLTMDHLFRTISGFQVDREFDIGVSYIEVYNENVYDLLKPSSTPLQLRDYPQYGVTVAGLSIHNIKIAQELLDMLEFGNQNRTQHPTDANAESSRSHAVFQVYVTMRCKTSSQCRMVKLSMIDLAGSERASATGCVGERFKEGANINRSLLSLGNCINKLADGSSYIPYRDSKLTRLLKDSLGGNCKTVMIANVSPSAISYEDTYNTLKYAARANKIQLSIKKNIIDGNMNAAQSMKLNKELQRKLEEEEKKNKEHKEVQVKLERKIKELQAKLALSSSPATVDDSNVLAKQAFWSQRINEVELAHVALESKLLTLMSQQRVLALRHFLRTRAFEHVADLAHRSSCDALEQICTEEIPRQERASENYIKQHVSWNSKIIDVWNNWTVSGKKLQKVLDECLADCQYLNDMVEKVKIQSKYRICKASNDLKDKLSSIMKEEITVSTECMSDSFNMLKKVYLTLKGYGHAPPALTLEYLGIMNKVKSAKNISWSDETIKNDPHFKFISTLDLENPTAPLDFNQEDVPKSQDFNATIDIVTDSDDLTDIENRQPCAKKRKGTPIKLQNNDTIIINDSLEALDTQNLNSAKKIKTETRLQFENLNNFGEIDPKDLNSTFVLAGKMDVSKKMPVKVESKDVQPVKRGLTDRTNTLQRTINFNNDNKARIVKPVMPVRRVGTALPAPRGPAFGSSVSRDGSNFRTIQGGQKNVALTERSVGFKAVRGRERVQAHPYSRPAPFGARK; encoded by the exons AGGAGCTGAAATTCGCATTTGATTGTGTCTGCGGGCCAAAAACAACGAATCAAGATGTTTTCGAAAGTGCGACGAAAGATATGCTGGCTTCTCTAATGGAGGGCTATAACTGTTCGGTGTTTGTGTATGGTGCTACAGGGGCTGGGAAGACCTTTACTATGATCGGTAGTAAAGAACACCCTGGCATTACATATTTGACTATGGATCACTTATTTCGCACCATAAGCGGCTTTCAAGTGGATAGAGAATTCGATATTGGCGTATCTTATATTGAA GTATATAACGAAAATGTGTATGACCTATTAAAACCATCATCCACACCTCTACAATTGCGGGATTACCCTCAGTATGGTGTGACGGTAGCGGGGCTGTCTATACACAACATAAAGATAGCACAGGAACTGCTCGATATGCTGGAGTTTGGCAACCAGAACAGGACCCAGCACCCCACTGATGCTAACGCTGAGAGTTCCAGGAGCCATGCAGTTTTTCAG GTGTATGTGACAATGCGTTGCAAGACGAGCAGTCAGTGTCGCATGGTCAAACTGTCCATGATCGACCTGGCGGGCAGCGAGCGGGCGTCCGCCACCGGCTGCGTGGGGGAGAGGTTCAAGGAAGGCGCCAACATCAACCGCAGCTTGCTGTCGCTCGGCAACTGTATCAACAAGCTGGCAGACGGTAGCAGCTACATACCGTACAG GGATTCAAAGCTGACGCGCCTCCTCAAAGACAGTCTCGGAGGAAACTGCAAGACGGTGATGATAGCGAACGTGTCACCATCAGCAATCAGTTACGAAGACACCTACAATACGTTGAAATACGCAGCGAGGGCCAATAAGATCCAGCTCAGCATAAAGAAGAACATAATCGACGGCAACATGAATGCCGCTCAGAGTATGAAACTCAACAAGGAGTTGCAGAGAAAGCTCGAGGAAGAGGAGAAgaagaataaagaacataagGAAGTGCAGGTCAAGTTGGAGAGGAAGATCAAAGAGCTGCAAGCCAAGTTGGCTTTGTCTTCGAGTCCAGCAACTGTTGATGATAGCAATG tattggCTAAACAAGCATTCTGGAGTCAACGCATCAATGAAGTAGAGCTTGCCCACGTTGCGCTAGAGAGCAAGTTACTTACTCTGATGAGTCAGCAGCGTGTGCTCGCTCTAAGGCATTTTCTACGCACGCGTGCTTTTGAGCACGTCGCCGATCTTGCACACCGTTCTTCATGCGACGCACTAGAGCAG ATTTGCACCGAAGAAATACCGCGTCAAGAACGCGCATCAGAGAACTATATAAAACAACATGTCagttggaattcaaaaattattgacGTTTGGAACAATTGGACTGTAAGTGGCAAGAAACTACAGAAAGTACTCGACGAATGTCTCGCGGACTGCCAATACTTGAACGATATGGTTGAGAAAGTTAAAATTCAAAGCAAATACAGAATATGTAAAGCCAGCAACGATCTAAAAGACAAACTCAGTTCAATTATGAAGGAGGAGATTACTGTGTCCACCGAATGCATGAGTGATTCTttcaatatgttaaaaaaagtttatttaacccTCAAAGGTTACGGGCATGCTCCACCTGCTTTAACTTTAGAGTATCTCGGGATAATGAACAAGGTGAAATCTGCCAAGAACATCAGCTGGTCGGATGAAACGATAAAAAACGATCCACATTTCAAATTCATCTCGACCCTTGACTTAGAAAACCCTACTGCTCCACTCGATTTCAATCAAGAAGACGTGCCAAAATCTCAAGATTTCAACGCAACCATTGATATTGTGACTGATAGTGACGATTTGACAGACATTGAAAACCGTCAACCTTGTGCTAAAAAACGTAAGGGGACACCGATAAAATTGCAAAACAATgatacaattataataaacgaCTCGTTAGAAGCTTTGGACACTCAGAATTTGAACTCTGCgaagaaaattaaaactgaaactAGATTGCAGTTTGAAAATCTGAATAATTTCGGTGAGATTGATCCTAAAGATTTGAATTCAACATTCGTGCTAGCGGGCAAAATGGATGTGTCTAAAAAGATGCCCGTTAAAGTTGAATCGAAAGATGTACAGCCGGTGAAGAGAGGTTTGACGGATCGGACTAACACTCTACAAAGGACTATAAACTTCAATAATGACAATAAAG CTCGTATCGTCAAGCCAGTGATGCCGGTCCGCCGGGTGGGCACCGCCTTGCCAGCCCCGCGTGGACCCGCCTTCGGTTCTAGCGTGTCGCGCGACGGTTCCAACTTCCGAACTATACAAg GTGGGCAAAAGAACGTTGCGTTGACTGAAAGGTCAGTGGGTTTTAAAGCAGTTCGGGGCCGGGAGAGAGTGCAGGCGCACCCGTACTCGCGTCCCGCACCGTTCGGCGCCAGGAAGTGA
- the LOC120625711 gene encoding kinesin-like protein KIF18B isoform X4 has protein sequence MVKVGTALVPSRSGSTQNMASNIKVVVRVRPLNDRELGQNNRTVIEVIDENRLVFDPKEDLPPFFYQGVQQPSKNYLKRANKELKFAFDCVCGPKTTNQDVFESATKDMLASLMEGYNCSVFVYGATGAGKTFTMIGSKEHPGITYLTMDHLFRTISGFQVDREFDIGVSYIEVYNENVYDLLKPSSTPLQLRDYPQYGVTVAGLSIHNIKIAQELLDMLEFGNQNRTQHPTDANAESSRSHAVFQVYVTMRCKTSSQCRMVKLSMIDLAGSERASATGCVGERFKEGANINRSLLSLGNCINKLADGSSYIPYRDSKLTRLLKDSLGGNCKTVMIANVSPSAISYEDTYNTLKYAARANKIQLSIKKNIIDGNMNAAQSMKLNKELQRKLEEEEKKNKEHKEVQVKLERKIKELQAKLALSSSPATVDDSNVLAKQAFWSQRINEVELAHVALESKLLTLMSQQRVLALRHFLRTRAFEHVADLAHRSSCDALEQICTEEIPRQERASENYIKQHVSWNSKIIDVWNNWTVSGKKLQKVLDECLADCQYLNDMVEKVKIQSKYRICKASNDLKDKLSSIMKEEITVSTECMSDSFNMLKKVYLTLKGYGHAPPALTLEYLGIMNKVKSAKNISWSDETIKNDPHFKFISTLDLENPTAPLDFNQEDVPKSQDFNATIDIVTDSDDLTDIENRQPCAKKRKGTPIKLQNNDTIIINDSLEALDTQNLNSAKKIKTETRLQFENLNNFGEIDPKDLNSTFVLAGKMDVSKKMPVKVESKDVQPVKRGLTDRTNTLQRTINFNNDNKARIVKPVMPVRRVGTALPAPRGPAFGSSVSRDGSNFRTIQVRGRERVQAHPYSRPAPFGARK, from the exons AGGAGCTGAAATTCGCATTTGATTGTGTCTGCGGGCCAAAAACAACGAATCAAGATGTTTTCGAAAGTGCGACGAAAGATATGCTGGCTTCTCTAATGGAGGGCTATAACTGTTCGGTGTTTGTGTATGGTGCTACAGGGGCTGGGAAGACCTTTACTATGATCGGTAGTAAAGAACACCCTGGCATTACATATTTGACTATGGATCACTTATTTCGCACCATAAGCGGCTTTCAAGTGGATAGAGAATTCGATATTGGCGTATCTTATATTGAA GTATATAACGAAAATGTGTATGACCTATTAAAACCATCATCCACACCTCTACAATTGCGGGATTACCCTCAGTATGGTGTGACGGTAGCGGGGCTGTCTATACACAACATAAAGATAGCACAGGAACTGCTCGATATGCTGGAGTTTGGCAACCAGAACAGGACCCAGCACCCCACTGATGCTAACGCTGAGAGTTCCAGGAGCCATGCAGTTTTTCAG GTGTATGTGACAATGCGTTGCAAGACGAGCAGTCAGTGTCGCATGGTCAAACTGTCCATGATCGACCTGGCGGGCAGCGAGCGGGCGTCCGCCACCGGCTGCGTGGGGGAGAGGTTCAAGGAAGGCGCCAACATCAACCGCAGCTTGCTGTCGCTCGGCAACTGTATCAACAAGCTGGCAGACGGTAGCAGCTACATACCGTACAG GGATTCAAAGCTGACGCGCCTCCTCAAAGACAGTCTCGGAGGAAACTGCAAGACGGTGATGATAGCGAACGTGTCACCATCAGCAATCAGTTACGAAGACACCTACAATACGTTGAAATACGCAGCGAGGGCCAATAAGATCCAGCTCAGCATAAAGAAGAACATAATCGACGGCAACATGAATGCCGCTCAGAGTATGAAACTCAACAAGGAGTTGCAGAGAAAGCTCGAGGAAGAGGAGAAgaagaataaagaacataagGAAGTGCAGGTCAAGTTGGAGAGGAAGATCAAAGAGCTGCAAGCCAAGTTGGCTTTGTCTTCGAGTCCAGCAACTGTTGATGATAGCAATG tattggCTAAACAAGCATTCTGGAGTCAACGCATCAATGAAGTAGAGCTTGCCCACGTTGCGCTAGAGAGCAAGTTACTTACTCTGATGAGTCAGCAGCGTGTGCTCGCTCTAAGGCATTTTCTACGCACGCGTGCTTTTGAGCACGTCGCCGATCTTGCACACCGTTCTTCATGCGACGCACTAGAGCAG ATTTGCACCGAAGAAATACCGCGTCAAGAACGCGCATCAGAGAACTATATAAAACAACATGTCagttggaattcaaaaattattgacGTTTGGAACAATTGGACTGTAAGTGGCAAGAAACTACAGAAAGTACTCGACGAATGTCTCGCGGACTGCCAATACTTGAACGATATGGTTGAGAAAGTTAAAATTCAAAGCAAATACAGAATATGTAAAGCCAGCAACGATCTAAAAGACAAACTCAGTTCAATTATGAAGGAGGAGATTACTGTGTCCACCGAATGCATGAGTGATTCTttcaatatgttaaaaaaagtttatttaacccTCAAAGGTTACGGGCATGCTCCACCTGCTTTAACTTTAGAGTATCTCGGGATAATGAACAAGGTGAAATCTGCCAAGAACATCAGCTGGTCGGATGAAACGATAAAAAACGATCCACATTTCAAATTCATCTCGACCCTTGACTTAGAAAACCCTACTGCTCCACTCGATTTCAATCAAGAAGACGTGCCAAAATCTCAAGATTTCAACGCAACCATTGATATTGTGACTGATAGTGACGATTTGACAGACATTGAAAACCGTCAACCTTGTGCTAAAAAACGTAAGGGGACACCGATAAAATTGCAAAACAATgatacaattataataaacgaCTCGTTAGAAGCTTTGGACACTCAGAATTTGAACTCTGCgaagaaaattaaaactgaaactAGATTGCAGTTTGAAAATCTGAATAATTTCGGTGAGATTGATCCTAAAGATTTGAATTCAACATTCGTGCTAGCGGGCAAAATGGATGTGTCTAAAAAGATGCCCGTTAAAGTTGAATCGAAAGATGTACAGCCGGTGAAGAGAGGTTTGACGGATCGGACTAACACTCTACAAAGGACTATAAACTTCAATAATGACAATAAAG CTCGTATCGTCAAGCCAGTGATGCCGGTCCGCCGGGTGGGCACCGCCTTGCCAGCCCCGCGTGGACCCGCCTTCGGTTCTAGCGTGTCGCGCGACGGTTCCAACTTCCGAACTATACAAg TTCGGGGCCGGGAGAGAGTGCAGGCGCACCCGTACTCGCGTCCCGCACCGTTCGGCGCCAGGAAGTGA
- the LOC120625711 gene encoding kinesin-like protein KIF18B isoform X3, with translation MVKVGTALVPSRSGSTQNMASNIKVVVRVRPLNDRELGQNNRTVIEVIDENRLVFDPKEDLPPFFYQGVQQPSKNYLKRANKELKFAFDCVCGPKTTNQDVFESATKDMLASLMEGYNCSVFVYGATGAGKTFTMIGSKEHPGITYLTMDHLFRTISGFQVDREFDIGVSYIEVYNENVYDLLKPSSTPLQLRDYPQYGVTVAGLSIHNIKIAQELLDMLEFGNQNRTQHPTDANAESSRSHAVFQVYVTMRCKTSSQCRMVKLSMIDLAGSERASATGCVGERFKEGANINRSLLSLGNCINKLADGSSYIPYRDSKLTRLLKDSLGGNCKTVMIANVSPSAISYEDTYNTLKYAARANKIQLSIKKNIIDGNMNAAQSMKLNKELQRKLEEEEKKNKEHKEVQVKLERKIKELQAKLALSSSPATVDDSNVLAKQAFWSQRINEVELAHVALESKLLTLMSQQRVLALRHFLRTRAFEHVADLAHRSSCDALEQICTEEIPRQERASENYIKQHVSWNSKIIDVWNNWTVSGKKLQKVLDECLADCQYLNDMVEKVKIQSKYRICKASNDLKDKLSSIMKEEITVSTECMSDSFNMLKKVYLTLKGYGHAPPALTLEYLGIMNKVKSAKNISWSDETIKNDPHFKFISTLDLENPTAPLDFNQEDVPKSQDFNATIDIVTDSDDLTDIENRQPCAKKRKGTPIKLQNNDTIIINDSLEALDTQNLNSAKKIKTETRLQFENLNNFGEIDPKDLNSTFVLAGKMDVSKKMPVKVESKDVQPVKRGLTDRTNTLQRTINFNNDNKARIVKPVMPVRRVGTALPAPRGPAFGSSVSRDGSNFRTIQAVRGRERVQAHPYSRPAPFGARK, from the exons AGGAGCTGAAATTCGCATTTGATTGTGTCTGCGGGCCAAAAACAACGAATCAAGATGTTTTCGAAAGTGCGACGAAAGATATGCTGGCTTCTCTAATGGAGGGCTATAACTGTTCGGTGTTTGTGTATGGTGCTACAGGGGCTGGGAAGACCTTTACTATGATCGGTAGTAAAGAACACCCTGGCATTACATATTTGACTATGGATCACTTATTTCGCACCATAAGCGGCTTTCAAGTGGATAGAGAATTCGATATTGGCGTATCTTATATTGAA GTATATAACGAAAATGTGTATGACCTATTAAAACCATCATCCACACCTCTACAATTGCGGGATTACCCTCAGTATGGTGTGACGGTAGCGGGGCTGTCTATACACAACATAAAGATAGCACAGGAACTGCTCGATATGCTGGAGTTTGGCAACCAGAACAGGACCCAGCACCCCACTGATGCTAACGCTGAGAGTTCCAGGAGCCATGCAGTTTTTCAG GTGTATGTGACAATGCGTTGCAAGACGAGCAGTCAGTGTCGCATGGTCAAACTGTCCATGATCGACCTGGCGGGCAGCGAGCGGGCGTCCGCCACCGGCTGCGTGGGGGAGAGGTTCAAGGAAGGCGCCAACATCAACCGCAGCTTGCTGTCGCTCGGCAACTGTATCAACAAGCTGGCAGACGGTAGCAGCTACATACCGTACAG GGATTCAAAGCTGACGCGCCTCCTCAAAGACAGTCTCGGAGGAAACTGCAAGACGGTGATGATAGCGAACGTGTCACCATCAGCAATCAGTTACGAAGACACCTACAATACGTTGAAATACGCAGCGAGGGCCAATAAGATCCAGCTCAGCATAAAGAAGAACATAATCGACGGCAACATGAATGCCGCTCAGAGTATGAAACTCAACAAGGAGTTGCAGAGAAAGCTCGAGGAAGAGGAGAAgaagaataaagaacataagGAAGTGCAGGTCAAGTTGGAGAGGAAGATCAAAGAGCTGCAAGCCAAGTTGGCTTTGTCTTCGAGTCCAGCAACTGTTGATGATAGCAATG tattggCTAAACAAGCATTCTGGAGTCAACGCATCAATGAAGTAGAGCTTGCCCACGTTGCGCTAGAGAGCAAGTTACTTACTCTGATGAGTCAGCAGCGTGTGCTCGCTCTAAGGCATTTTCTACGCACGCGTGCTTTTGAGCACGTCGCCGATCTTGCACACCGTTCTTCATGCGACGCACTAGAGCAG ATTTGCACCGAAGAAATACCGCGTCAAGAACGCGCATCAGAGAACTATATAAAACAACATGTCagttggaattcaaaaattattgacGTTTGGAACAATTGGACTGTAAGTGGCAAGAAACTACAGAAAGTACTCGACGAATGTCTCGCGGACTGCCAATACTTGAACGATATGGTTGAGAAAGTTAAAATTCAAAGCAAATACAGAATATGTAAAGCCAGCAACGATCTAAAAGACAAACTCAGTTCAATTATGAAGGAGGAGATTACTGTGTCCACCGAATGCATGAGTGATTCTttcaatatgttaaaaaaagtttatttaacccTCAAAGGTTACGGGCATGCTCCACCTGCTTTAACTTTAGAGTATCTCGGGATAATGAACAAGGTGAAATCTGCCAAGAACATCAGCTGGTCGGATGAAACGATAAAAAACGATCCACATTTCAAATTCATCTCGACCCTTGACTTAGAAAACCCTACTGCTCCACTCGATTTCAATCAAGAAGACGTGCCAAAATCTCAAGATTTCAACGCAACCATTGATATTGTGACTGATAGTGACGATTTGACAGACATTGAAAACCGTCAACCTTGTGCTAAAAAACGTAAGGGGACACCGATAAAATTGCAAAACAATgatacaattataataaacgaCTCGTTAGAAGCTTTGGACACTCAGAATTTGAACTCTGCgaagaaaattaaaactgaaactAGATTGCAGTTTGAAAATCTGAATAATTTCGGTGAGATTGATCCTAAAGATTTGAATTCAACATTCGTGCTAGCGGGCAAAATGGATGTGTCTAAAAAGATGCCCGTTAAAGTTGAATCGAAAGATGTACAGCCGGTGAAGAGAGGTTTGACGGATCGGACTAACACTCTACAAAGGACTATAAACTTCAATAATGACAATAAAG CTCGTATCGTCAAGCCAGTGATGCCGGTCCGCCGGGTGGGCACCGCCTTGCCAGCCCCGCGTGGACCCGCCTTCGGTTCTAGCGTGTCGCGCGACGGTTCCAACTTCCGAACTATACAAg CAGTTCGGGGCCGGGAGAGAGTGCAGGCGCACCCGTACTCGCGTCCCGCACCGTTCGGCGCCAGGAAGTGA
- the LOC120625711 gene encoding kinesin-like protein KIF18A isoform X2 has protein sequence MVKVGTALVPSRSGSTQNMASNIKVVVRVRPLNDRELGQNNRTVIEVIDENRLVFDPKEDLPPFFYQGVQQPSKNYLKRANKELKFAFDCVCGPKTTNQDVFESATKDMLASLMEGYNCSVFVYGATGAGKTFTMIGSKEHPGITYLTMDHLFRTISGFQVDREFDIGVSYIEVYNENVYDLLKPSSTPLQLRDYPQYGVTVAGLSIHNIKIAQELLDMLEFGNQNRTQHPTDANAESSRSHAVFQVYVTMRCKTSSQCRMVKLSMIDLAGSERASATGCVGERFKEGANINRSLLSLGNCINKLADGSSYIPYRDSKLTRLLKDSLGGNCKTVMIANVSPSAISYEDTYNTLKYAARANKIQLSIKKNIIDGNMNAAQSMKLNKELQRKLEEEEKKNKEHKEVQVKLERKIKELQAKLALSSSPATVDDSNVLAKQAFWSQRINEVELAHVALESKLLTLMSQQRVLALRHFLRTRAFEHVADLAHRSSCDALEQICTEEIPRQERASENYIKQHVSWNSKIIDVWNNWTVSGKKLQKVLDECLADCQYLNDMVEKVKIQSKYRICKASNDLKDKLSSIMKEEITVSTECMSDSFNMLKKVYLTLKGYGHAPPALTLEYLGIMNKVKSAKNISWSDETIKNDPHFKFISTLDLENPTAPLDFNQEDVPKSQDFNATIDIVTDSDDLTDIENRQPCAKKRKGTPIKLQNNDTIIINDSLEALDTQNLNSAKKIKTETRLQFENLNNFGEIDPKDLNSTFVLAGKMDVSKKMPVKVESKDVQPVKRGLTDRTNTLQRTINFNNDNKARIVKPVMPVRRVGTALPAPRGPAFGSSVSRDGSNFRTIQVGFKAVRGRERVQAHPYSRPAPFGARK, from the exons AGGAGCTGAAATTCGCATTTGATTGTGTCTGCGGGCCAAAAACAACGAATCAAGATGTTTTCGAAAGTGCGACGAAAGATATGCTGGCTTCTCTAATGGAGGGCTATAACTGTTCGGTGTTTGTGTATGGTGCTACAGGGGCTGGGAAGACCTTTACTATGATCGGTAGTAAAGAACACCCTGGCATTACATATTTGACTATGGATCACTTATTTCGCACCATAAGCGGCTTTCAAGTGGATAGAGAATTCGATATTGGCGTATCTTATATTGAA GTATATAACGAAAATGTGTATGACCTATTAAAACCATCATCCACACCTCTACAATTGCGGGATTACCCTCAGTATGGTGTGACGGTAGCGGGGCTGTCTATACACAACATAAAGATAGCACAGGAACTGCTCGATATGCTGGAGTTTGGCAACCAGAACAGGACCCAGCACCCCACTGATGCTAACGCTGAGAGTTCCAGGAGCCATGCAGTTTTTCAG GTGTATGTGACAATGCGTTGCAAGACGAGCAGTCAGTGTCGCATGGTCAAACTGTCCATGATCGACCTGGCGGGCAGCGAGCGGGCGTCCGCCACCGGCTGCGTGGGGGAGAGGTTCAAGGAAGGCGCCAACATCAACCGCAGCTTGCTGTCGCTCGGCAACTGTATCAACAAGCTGGCAGACGGTAGCAGCTACATACCGTACAG GGATTCAAAGCTGACGCGCCTCCTCAAAGACAGTCTCGGAGGAAACTGCAAGACGGTGATGATAGCGAACGTGTCACCATCAGCAATCAGTTACGAAGACACCTACAATACGTTGAAATACGCAGCGAGGGCCAATAAGATCCAGCTCAGCATAAAGAAGAACATAATCGACGGCAACATGAATGCCGCTCAGAGTATGAAACTCAACAAGGAGTTGCAGAGAAAGCTCGAGGAAGAGGAGAAgaagaataaagaacataagGAAGTGCAGGTCAAGTTGGAGAGGAAGATCAAAGAGCTGCAAGCCAAGTTGGCTTTGTCTTCGAGTCCAGCAACTGTTGATGATAGCAATG tattggCTAAACAAGCATTCTGGAGTCAACGCATCAATGAAGTAGAGCTTGCCCACGTTGCGCTAGAGAGCAAGTTACTTACTCTGATGAGTCAGCAGCGTGTGCTCGCTCTAAGGCATTTTCTACGCACGCGTGCTTTTGAGCACGTCGCCGATCTTGCACACCGTTCTTCATGCGACGCACTAGAGCAG ATTTGCACCGAAGAAATACCGCGTCAAGAACGCGCATCAGAGAACTATATAAAACAACATGTCagttggaattcaaaaattattgacGTTTGGAACAATTGGACTGTAAGTGGCAAGAAACTACAGAAAGTACTCGACGAATGTCTCGCGGACTGCCAATACTTGAACGATATGGTTGAGAAAGTTAAAATTCAAAGCAAATACAGAATATGTAAAGCCAGCAACGATCTAAAAGACAAACTCAGTTCAATTATGAAGGAGGAGATTACTGTGTCCACCGAATGCATGAGTGATTCTttcaatatgttaaaaaaagtttatttaacccTCAAAGGTTACGGGCATGCTCCACCTGCTTTAACTTTAGAGTATCTCGGGATAATGAACAAGGTGAAATCTGCCAAGAACATCAGCTGGTCGGATGAAACGATAAAAAACGATCCACATTTCAAATTCATCTCGACCCTTGACTTAGAAAACCCTACTGCTCCACTCGATTTCAATCAAGAAGACGTGCCAAAATCTCAAGATTTCAACGCAACCATTGATATTGTGACTGATAGTGACGATTTGACAGACATTGAAAACCGTCAACCTTGTGCTAAAAAACGTAAGGGGACACCGATAAAATTGCAAAACAATgatacaattataataaacgaCTCGTTAGAAGCTTTGGACACTCAGAATTTGAACTCTGCgaagaaaattaaaactgaaactAGATTGCAGTTTGAAAATCTGAATAATTTCGGTGAGATTGATCCTAAAGATTTGAATTCAACATTCGTGCTAGCGGGCAAAATGGATGTGTCTAAAAAGATGCCCGTTAAAGTTGAATCGAAAGATGTACAGCCGGTGAAGAGAGGTTTGACGGATCGGACTAACACTCTACAAAGGACTATAAACTTCAATAATGACAATAAAG CTCGTATCGTCAAGCCAGTGATGCCGGTCCGCCGGGTGGGCACCGCCTTGCCAGCCCCGCGTGGACCCGCCTTCGGTTCTAGCGTGTCGCGCGACGGTTCCAACTTCCGAACTATACAAg TGGGTTTTAAAGCAGTTCGGGGCCGGGAGAGAGTGCAGGCGCACCCGTACTCGCGTCCCGCACCGTTCGGCGCCAGGAAGTGA